One window from the genome of Candidatus Auribacterota bacterium encodes:
- a CDS encoding CopG family transcriptional regulator, producing the protein MTVLSKRATIYLNADLFRVIRIKSAETSKSVSEIVNDAVRLSLAEDAEDLAAFDERAHEPVITFEKALKELRRHGKI; encoded by the coding sequence ATGACCGTTTTGAGCAAACGAGCTACCATCTACCTGAACGCTGACCTGTTCCGGGTTATCCGTATCAAGTCGGCGGAAACGTCAAAATCGGTTTCAGAAATTGTGAATGACGCCGTTCGATTGTCTCTTGCCGAGGATGCGGAAGATCTTGCAGCGTTCGATGAGCGTGCGCACGAGCCTGTTATCACGTTCGAGAAAGCTCTCAAGGAGTTGCGGCGTCATGGAAAGATATGA
- a CDS encoding type II toxin-antitoxin system RelE/ParE family toxin — protein MERYEIVLRRSVLKDLNGIPKKDTRRIMRTIGSLAVNPRPAGCAKLSGQEKYRIRQGMYRILYSIEDDRLIVYVVKVGHRRDVYR, from the coding sequence ATGGAAAGATATGAGATCGTCTTGCGGCGCTCCGTATTGAAGGATCTCAATGGCATTCCCAAAAAGGACACCCGGCGAATTATGCGCACAATCGGGTCTCTGGCGGTCAACCCAAGACCCGCCGGATGTGCGAAACTGTCAGGTCAAGAGAAATATCGCATTCGCCAGGGTATGTATCGAATTCTCTATTCCATTGAAGATGATCGCCTTATCGTCTATGTTGTGAAAGTTGGCCATAGAAGGGATGTGTACCGCTGA